A stretch of the Dehalococcoidia bacterium genome encodes the following:
- the thrB gene encoding homoserine kinase — MAGVGGLAGGRSVTVRVPATSANLGPGFDAMGIALDLTGDVTIALLDHPAPVPSSRAEQIALAAARAVFSRADAPQRVNLQAAYAGEIPVGRGLGASAVLRAGAVVAANTLLGGPLGVDQLALLAAELEGHADNVVPALFGGFQVVVWDEGELTRVQVPVPQELEAVLLIPELEMPTTETRKHLPAAVSRQEAVHNIGRATLLVAAMAAGRLDLLRVATQDVLHQSARSRFFPALYDVIDAALGAGAWGAYLSGGGSAVLAFTSGASTRIGEAMVSAAARHSTAGRYLCTRPRTRGAEIIYDGYDGAIE; from the coding sequence ATGGCTGGAGTTGGGGGATTGGCCGGCGGCCGTTCGGTCACCGTACGCGTACCAGCCACCAGCGCCAACCTCGGCCCAGGCTTCGACGCCATGGGCATCGCGCTTGACCTGACCGGCGATGTCACCATCGCCCTGCTCGACCACCCCGCACCGGTTCCCAGCAGCCGGGCCGAGCAGATCGCCCTTGCTGCCGCGCGTGCCGTCTTTTCGCGTGCAGATGCGCCGCAGCGCGTCAACCTGCAGGCTGCGTATGCGGGTGAGATTCCGGTCGGCCGCGGCCTGGGCGCCAGCGCCGTGCTGCGCGCCGGCGCCGTGGTCGCCGCCAACACCCTGCTCGGCGGGCCGTTGGGCGTCGATCAGCTCGCGTTGCTGGCCGCGGAGCTGGAAGGGCACGCCGACAACGTCGTGCCCGCGCTGTTCGGCGGCTTCCAGGTCGTCGTTTGGGACGAGGGCGAGCTCACGCGCGTGCAGGTGCCGGTCCCGCAAGAGCTCGAGGCGGTGCTGCTGATCCCCGAGTTGGAGATGCCCACGACGGAGACGCGCAAGCATCTGCCGGCCGCCGTCTCGCGCCAGGAGGCGGTGCATAACATCGGCCGCGCCACGCTGCTCGTCGCGGCCATGGCCGCCGGTCGGCTGGACCTCCTGCGCGTCGCCACGCAAGACGTACTGCACCAGTCGGCACGCTCACGCTTCTTCCCCGCCCTCTACGATGTGATCGACGCCGCGCTCGGCGCCGGGGCCTGGGGCGCGTACCTCTCCGGCGGCGGCTCGGCCGTGCTGGCCTTCACCAGCGGCGCCAGTACGCGTATCGGAGAGGCGATGGTGAGCGCGGCGGCACGGCACAGCACAGCCGGGCGGTATCTTTGCACGCGGCCGCGCACCCGCGGCGCTGAGATCATCTATGACGGGTATGACGGGGCGATCGAGTGA
- a CDS encoding aminoglycoside phosphotransferase family protein, with the protein MSPTPPAALAQKMIGIYGESGRAWLERLPEIVRRCAERWGLTVGEPAGEISFNLVLLVRRADGSEAILKAGLPGRGLRAEIAALRHWHGRGAALLLGADEAEGALLIERLRPGTPLHTLTDDEAATRIAARVMRQLWRPAPDAHAFPSVIDWGGGFGRHRARCGGSSGPLPPRLFDAAERTFAELAASMAPVVLLHGDLHHGNILAAERRPWLAIDPKGVIGEPAYETGAFLRNWRPDLLRTPSAGRLLRRRIGIFAEELGLDAERIRRWAFAQAMLSACWSVEDRTSSGAWGVACAELLADRASSARRS; encoded by the coding sequence GTGAGCCCGACGCCGCCCGCAGCGCTCGCCCAGAAGATGATCGGCATCTACGGCGAGTCCGGCCGCGCCTGGTTGGAGCGGCTGCCCGAAATCGTGCGGCGCTGCGCCGAGCGCTGGGGCTTGACCGTCGGAGAGCCGGCGGGCGAGATCTCCTTCAACCTCGTTCTGCTGGTGCGCCGCGCCGACGGCTCCGAGGCGATCCTCAAGGCTGGCCTTCCGGGACGGGGGCTGCGCGCCGAGATCGCGGCGCTGCGCCACTGGCACGGCCGCGGCGCAGCGCTGCTGCTCGGCGCCGACGAAGCCGAGGGCGCGCTGCTGATCGAGCGGCTGCGCCCCGGCACGCCGCTGCACACGCTCACCGACGACGAAGCCGCCACGCGCATCGCCGCGCGGGTGATGCGGCAGCTCTGGCGGCCCGCGCCGGACGCGCACGCGTTCCCCAGCGTGATCGACTGGGGAGGCGGCTTTGGTCGCCACCGGGCGCGGTGCGGCGGCTCCAGCGGTCCCCTGCCGCCGCGGCTGTTCGACGCGGCCGAGCGTACCTTTGCCGAGCTGGCCGCCAGCATGGCGCCGGTCGTGTTGTTGCACGGCGACCTGCACCACGGCAACATCCTCGCGGCCGAGCGCCGGCCGTGGCTCGCGATCGATCCGAAGGGGGTGATCGGCGAGCCCGCGTATGAGACCGGCGCGTTTCTACGCAACTGGCGGCCCGATCTCTTGCGCACGCCATCGGCGGGTCGGCTGCTGCGGCGAAGGATCGGTATCTTCGCCGAGGAGTTGGGGCTGGACGCCGAGCGTATCCGCCGCTGGGCCTTCGCGCAGGCGATGCTTTCGGCATGCTGGTCGGTGGAGGATCGCACGTCGAGCGGGGCCTGGGGAGTCGCGTGTGCCGAGCTGCTGGCCGACCGGGCATCGTCCGCTCGGCGATCTTGA